A single window of Chloracidobacterium thermophilum B DNA harbors:
- the mraY gene encoding phospho-N-acetylmuramoyl-pentapeptide-transferase, translating into MLYYLLYEVLHLKYQVFGPLRVFGYPSFRALLAAMTATLICLLLGAPMIAWLRRLKYGQEIREEGVKAHQAKKGTPTMGGVLIITGIVAGTLLWADLSNLYVWVVLFALLAHGAIGFLDDYLKIARRQNLGLQGRWKLLGQVTTALVIGGVLIGFGNYATYLSVPFFKDFQPDLTAWLYLPFMLLVMTGSSNAVNLTDGLDGLAISTTFVVALTLTLLCYVTGLTELALYLNLPPSPLALEVTVFCAALAGASLGFLWFNAPPAEVFMGDVGSLAIGGCMGCVAIVIKQELLLVILGGVFVIETLSVILQVSYYKLTKDPQTGIGKRIFKMSPLHHHFELTGWKESKIVFRFLIVQIFFALVALATLKLR; encoded by the coding sequence ATGCTCTACTACCTGCTCTATGAAGTTCTGCACCTGAAATACCAGGTTTTTGGCCCGCTCCGCGTTTTCGGCTATCCGTCCTTTCGCGCCCTGCTGGCGGCAATGACGGCCACACTTATCTGCCTTCTGCTCGGCGCGCCGATGATTGCCTGGCTGCGCCGCCTCAAGTACGGGCAGGAAATCCGGGAAGAAGGCGTCAAGGCGCACCAGGCCAAGAAAGGAACGCCGACCATGGGCGGTGTGCTCATCATCACGGGCATTGTTGCCGGAACGCTCCTGTGGGCCGATCTGAGCAACCTGTACGTCTGGGTGGTCCTGTTTGCCCTGCTGGCGCACGGGGCGATTGGCTTTCTGGACGACTACCTGAAAATCGCCAGGCGGCAGAACCTCGGCCTGCAGGGACGCTGGAAACTCCTCGGACAGGTGACAACGGCTCTGGTCATCGGGGGCGTTCTCATCGGTTTCGGCAACTATGCCACCTACCTCAGTGTGCCGTTTTTCAAGGATTTCCAGCCCGACCTGACAGCCTGGCTCTATCTGCCGTTTATGCTGCTGGTGATGACGGGCAGCTCGAACGCCGTCAACCTGACGGATGGCCTCGACGGCCTCGCCATCAGCACGACGTTCGTCGTCGCGCTGACGCTCACCCTGCTGTGCTATGTCACAGGTCTGACCGAACTGGCGCTCTACCTCAACCTGCCACCCAGCCCGCTGGCGCTTGAAGTCACTGTGTTTTGCGCGGCGCTGGCCGGCGCGAGCCTGGGTTTTCTCTGGTTCAACGCACCGCCGGCGGAAGTGTTTATGGGTGATGTCGGCAGCCTGGCCATTGGCGGCTGCATGGGCTGCGTGGCCATCGTCATCAAACAGGAACTGCTGCTGGTCATTCTGGGCGGCGTGTTCGTCATCGAAACGCTTTCCGTCATCCTGCAGGTGAGTTACTACAAGCTGACGAAGGACCCGCAGACCGGCATCGGCAAGCGGATTTTCAAGATGTCGCCGCTGCACCACCACTTTGAACTTACCGGCTGGAAGGAATCCAAAATCGTCTTTCGCTTCCTCATCGTGCAGATTTTCTTTGCCCTCGTCGCCCTGGCGACGCTCAAGCTACGGTAA
- a CDS encoding UDP-N-acetylmuramoyl-tripeptide--D-alanyl-D-alanine ligase produces the protein MTLADLADLLGIACPEGLRAITPVGFSIDSRTIRPGDLFFAIHGKRFDAHAFVPEVLARGACAAVIHRPLPELEPAAARCLLVPDTLRAMQELARALLHRWGRPIVGITGSMGKTTAKDLTALTLAPYGRIYASVGNLNNEYGLPLAVFQMLSDGRRMADYDVAVLEMGMNEKGEIARLCEIAPPDVSVVLNVAPVHIENFPDGLEGIAAAKAEIVHGLKPTGTAILNADDPRVARMAAIVLARRQEHSGAQVMYFGRNEASHVTALDVTSRGLLGTTFTLSTLKGQAAVELPLVGEHHISNALAAAAVATHFGVSPDAIAAQLRLAQPGPHRGVVRRYAGGFTVVDDSYNSNPVALQEAVRLLEQVPDARRRIVVAGEMLELGEQSREMHIACGRALAHARVDILLGVAGHARDLVAAAQAEQNHGMLTDFVETAAEAGRWLASHVQAGDVILIKGSRGVRLETCLEALPA, from the coding sequence GTGACCCTTGCCGACCTTGCCGACCTGCTGGGAATTGCCTGCCCTGAAGGGCTGCGCGCCATCACGCCGGTTGGCTTTTCGATTGACTCACGCACCATTCGCCCCGGCGACCTGTTTTTTGCCATTCACGGAAAACGTTTCGACGCCCATGCGTTTGTGCCGGAAGTCCTGGCGCGTGGCGCGTGTGCGGCCGTCATTCATCGCCCACTGCCGGAACTGGAACCAGCCGCCGCCCGCTGTCTGCTCGTGCCGGACACGCTCCGCGCCATGCAGGAACTGGCCCGGGCGCTGCTGCACCGGTGGGGACGCCCCATCGTCGGCATCACCGGCAGCATGGGCAAAACGACCGCCAAAGACCTCACGGCGCTGACACTTGCGCCTTACGGACGCATCTACGCCTCGGTGGGCAACCTCAACAACGAATACGGCCTGCCTCTGGCCGTCTTCCAGATGCTTTCGGACGGGCGGCGCATGGCGGACTACGACGTGGCCGTGCTCGAAATGGGCATGAACGAAAAAGGCGAAATCGCGCGGCTGTGCGAGATTGCGCCCCCGGATGTCAGTGTTGTCCTCAATGTCGCCCCGGTTCACATCGAGAACTTTCCCGACGGGCTGGAAGGCATTGCCGCAGCCAAGGCGGAAATCGTCCACGGGCTGAAGCCGACGGGCACGGCCATTCTGAATGCCGACGATCCGCGCGTAGCCCGCATGGCGGCCATCGTCCTGGCGCGGCGGCAGGAACACAGCGGGGCGCAGGTGATGTACTTCGGGCGGAACGAAGCCTCCCACGTCACAGCACTCGATGTCACCTCCCGTGGGCTGCTGGGTACGACGTTTACGCTTTCCACGCTGAAAGGACAGGCAGCCGTTGAACTTCCGCTGGTCGGCGAACACCACATCAGCAATGCGCTGGCAGCGGCGGCCGTGGCGACCCACTTCGGTGTCAGCCCGGACGCCATCGCCGCCCAGCTCCGGCTGGCGCAGCCGGGACCCCATCGCGGCGTCGTCCGGCGCTACGCCGGCGGATTTACCGTCGTGGATGACAGCTACAACTCCAACCCCGTCGCCCTGCAGGAAGCCGTGCGGCTGCTGGAACAGGTGCCCGACGCCAGGCGGCGGATTGTTGTCGCCGGCGAAATGCTCGAACTCGGCGAGCAATCCAGGGAGATGCACATCGCCTGCGGGCGCGCGCTCGCTCATGCCAGGGTGGACATCCTGCTGGGCGTCGCCGGCCATGCCCGCGATCTGGTGGCCGCCGCCCAGGCCGAACAGAACCACGGGATGCTCACGGATTTCGTCGAAACCGCAGCCGAAGCCGGCCGCTGGCTGGCCAGCCACGTCCAAGCCGGGGATGTCATTCTCATCAAGGGTTCACGGGGGGTACGGTTGGAAACCTGTCTGGAGGCCCTGCCGGCGTAG
- a CDS encoding UDP-N-acetylmuramoyl-L-alanyl-D-glutamate--2,6-diaminopimelate ligase: protein MPALHAVAAAVAGCVSGESFEVRDITCLAGACQPGSIFAALPGTRADGHDFIPEALSRGAQAILSERPAPPDFPAAWIQVADARRALGQVAALLHGHPSHHIHVIGVTGTNGKTTTTYLLYEIFRAAYGHAALLGTIEQRMDDDRRPSRLTTPEAPEVQAFLRRAWDSGCRHAAIEVSSIGLDRWRVADMRFAAAIFTNLTQDHLDYHGTMERYFDAKLRLFDGRNGEVPGIAVLNTDDARTPDIITAINGRARIVTYAVHDPGAEVRLARLDVHTRGMALSLHTPRGMLDLATHLVGTPHAYNILAATATALALDVPTDAILAGVANTVVPGRFEVVEGSDDHLLVAVDYAHTPDALANVTATARELARLRRGRVITVFGCGGDRDRTKRPLMAEAAAQGSDLTILTSDNPRREAPERILDDAEVGLRAVGKPYHRILDRRQAIAFAIQTAQPGDVVVIAGKGHETYQILNHLTIHFDDREEARQALRRLRSDKGTPME, encoded by the coding sequence ATGCCTGCCTTGCACGCCGTGGCAGCCGCCGTTGCCGGTTGCGTCAGCGGCGAAAGCTTTGAGGTACGTGACATCACCTGCCTGGCTGGAGCCTGTCAGCCGGGCAGTATTTTTGCTGCCCTCCCCGGCACCCGGGCCGACGGCCACGACTTCATCCCGGAAGCCCTCTCGCGTGGCGCCCAGGCCATTCTCTCGGAACGCCCGGCTCCACCGGATTTTCCGGCCGCGTGGATTCAGGTGGCCGATGCCCGGCGTGCCCTTGGCCAAGTGGCGGCGCTGCTCCACGGGCATCCCAGCCATCACATACACGTTATCGGCGTCACCGGCACCAACGGCAAGACGACCACCACCTACCTGCTCTACGAAATCTTCCGCGCCGCCTACGGACACGCCGCGCTGCTCGGCACCATTGAACAGCGCATGGATGATGATCGCCGCCCCTCGCGTCTGACCACGCCGGAAGCCCCGGAAGTGCAGGCCTTCCTGCGACGCGCCTGGGACAGCGGTTGCCGCCATGCCGCTATCGAGGTGTCCTCAATCGGGCTTGACCGGTGGCGCGTCGCCGACATGCGGTTTGCTGCTGCCATTTTCACCAACCTGACCCAGGATCACCTGGACTACCACGGCACAATGGAGCGGTACTTCGACGCCAAGTTGCGGCTCTTTGACGGGCGTAACGGAGAAGTTCCCGGAATTGCCGTTCTCAACACCGACGACGCCCGCACGCCCGACATCATCACGGCCATCAACGGCCGCGCCCGGATTGTGACCTACGCCGTCCACGACCCCGGTGCTGAAGTCCGCCTCGCCCGGCTCGACGTTCACACACGCGGCATGGCGCTGTCGCTCCACACGCCCCGCGGAATGCTCGATCTGGCCACGCACCTCGTGGGCACGCCTCACGCCTACAACATTCTGGCCGCCACGGCCACGGCGCTGGCGCTCGATGTTCCGACCGACGCCATCCTGGCCGGGGTGGCCAACACGGTCGTGCCCGGGCGGTTTGAAGTGGTCGAAGGCAGTGACGACCATCTGCTGGTAGCCGTGGACTATGCCCACACCCCTGATGCCCTGGCCAACGTTACAGCCACCGCCCGCGAACTGGCCCGCCTCCGCCGGGGACGGGTCATCACCGTGTTTGGCTGCGGCGGCGACCGTGACCGCACCAAACGTCCGCTGATGGCCGAAGCGGCGGCCCAGGGCAGCGACCTCACCATCCTGACGTCGGACAATCCACGGCGGGAAGCCCCGGAGCGCATCCTGGACGACGCCGAAGTCGGCTTGCGCGCCGTCGGCAAGCCCTATCACCGGATACTTGACCGACGCCAGGCCATTGCCTTTGCCATTCAAACGGCGCAACCCGGCGATGTCGTCGTCATTGCTGGCAAGGGACACGAGACGTACCAGATTCTCAATCACCTGACCATTCACTTCGATGACCGCGAAGAAGCCCGCCAGGCACTCCGTCGGCTTCGGTCGGACAAAGGAACGCCAATGGAGTAA
- a CDS encoding PAS domain-containing protein, with the protein MDFSKLLNAIRGNKAADASAAPKDRPETEPVIPVEVSPTVVAADHPPPPVRTSGSVVQSLLGQFTGGHREPSPPTPPKTPPPGTANSYGDGLTSTLPPGAAASSAAASSPATADTGQKTPPLDTTTPIDGDWFDVSLDEKAPAVPPAVDVPVLDLPPDVPAPNVAPASVPTDALLTAPPVAPAVAPFEVSGRVDLSWTPAEAPAAPSVADFSSTDFPSQGDGMDTGPPPASVASMTVPPAITQPVEAFLTESTYVPPPPMEFPSAAGGFSQGVPMEAPLAPVNNWGFPPADTPVMPSTSVAAPVSAAGTVEPVAASVPDARPASWSDWLIENLDEALMVLDAQGILQQVNPMAEYLLGAPRQNLLGRSLLDISQQLGSDNAPLWEHLSVTTEAQQFSTNVMLPDGQSMMASFVVLELPAQDPWPGGRVIAIRDETRLRAEFAQMMEDLSPPPAPVSALQVTPEQLTAMRTSLQMVLGFAELLHRGEYGPMNPQQFEMFRNIEHHAKQLAEWLGLPQ; encoded by the coding sequence ATGGACTTCAGCAAGCTCCTCAATGCGATTCGCGGCAACAAGGCTGCCGACGCATCGGCAGCGCCCAAAGACCGGCCGGAAACGGAACCTGTCATTCCGGTTGAGGTCTCGCCCACGGTTGTCGCGGCCGACCATCCGCCTCCTCCAGTGCGGACCTCCGGGAGTGTTGTCCAGTCCCTGCTCGGTCAATTCACTGGCGGACACCGCGAGCCTTCACCACCAACTCCACCCAAAACACCGCCACCCGGAACGGCCAACAGCTACGGTGATGGTCTGACGTCAACGCTCCCTCCCGGAGCGGCGGCTTCATCCGCGGCGGCTTCATCCCCGGCAACGGCAGACACAGGACAGAAAACGCCGCCCCTGGATACAACCACGCCCATTGATGGTGACTGGTTCGACGTATCGCTGGACGAAAAGGCCCCTGCTGTCCCTCCTGCAGTGGATGTTCCCGTTTTGGACCTGCCACCGGATGTGCCAGCACCCAACGTTGCCCCGGCAAGTGTTCCGACCGATGCACTTCTCACTGCTCCGCCAGTTGCCCCGGCCGTCGCTCCCTTCGAGGTCTCCGGCAGGGTTGACCTGAGCTGGACACCTGCGGAAGCACCCGCTGCGCCTTCTGTGGCGGATTTTTCATCCACAGATTTTCCATCCCAAGGCGACGGGATGGATACAGGCCCGCCGCCGGCCTCGGTAGCGTCAATGACCGTGCCGCCGGCTATCACCCAGCCGGTGGAAGCTTTCCTGACAGAAAGCACCTACGTGCCACCGCCGCCAATGGAGTTTCCTTCAGCAGCCGGAGGTTTTTCCCAGGGAGTGCCCATGGAAGCGCCGCTGGCCCCGGTCAACAACTGGGGATTTCCTCCCGCTGACACGCCGGTGATGCCCTCGACGAGCGTAGCAGCGCCGGTTTCCGCTGCCGGGACAGTAGAACCAGTTGCAGCCAGCGTGCCAGACGCCCGACCGGCAAGCTGGTCGGACTGGCTGATTGAAAACCTCGATGAAGCCCTGATGGTGCTCGACGCCCAAGGCATCCTTCAGCAGGTGAACCCGATGGCCGAATACCTGCTCGGCGCACCACGGCAGAACCTGCTGGGGCGGTCACTGCTTGACATCAGCCAGCAGCTTGGCAGCGACAACGCCCCCCTCTGGGAACACCTGAGCGTCACAACTGAAGCCCAGCAGTTTTCAACAAACGTGATGCTTCCCGATGGGCAGTCCATGATGGCTTCGTTCGTGGTCCTGGAGTTGCCTGCCCAAGACCCATGGCCGGGCGGGCGTGTCATTGCCATCCGGGACGAAACACGCCTGCGCGCCGAATTTGCCCAGATGATGGAAGACCTCTCGCCCCCGCCGGCCCCGGTCTCGGCCCTGCAGGTTACACCCGAACAGTTGACCGCCATGCGCACTTCACTTCAGATGGTTCTCGGCTTTGCCGAACTGCTGCATCGCGGTGAGTACGGGCCCATGAACCCCCAGCAGTTCGAGATGTTCCGCAACATCGAGCACCATGCCAAACAGCTTGCCGAGTGGCTGGGGCTTCCGCAGTGA
- a CDS encoding GreA/GreB family elongation factor, protein MNVREKLEAELRQLEQELKIDLPRELQRAAAYGDLRENGEYQAARERVRLVGARVAELHQRLAALAAINLDSLPRDRAAYGSTLRVLDLDKDIEVTYRLVMPEEADVSKGLISTSSPLGRGFMGKQPGDEVEVQTPQGLRHFEILSLRTIHDDDSAT, encoded by the coding sequence ATGAATGTCAGGGAAAAACTCGAAGCGGAGCTACGGCAACTCGAACAGGAACTGAAGATTGACCTTCCACGCGAACTCCAACGGGCAGCCGCTTATGGTGATCTGCGCGAAAACGGGGAGTACCAGGCGGCGCGCGAGCGGGTCCGGCTGGTTGGGGCGCGGGTCGCGGAATTGCACCAGCGGCTGGCGGCGCTGGCTGCCATCAATCTCGATTCGTTGCCCCGGGACCGGGCGGCGTATGGTTCCACGCTGCGGGTGCTTGACCTCGATAAGGATATCGAAGTGACCTATCGCCTGGTTATGCCCGAGGAAGCTGATGTTTCAAAGGGACTGATTTCGACTTCCTCTCCCCTTGGACGTGGGTTTATGGGCAAGCAGCCCGGTGATGAAGTCGAAGTGCAAACGCCGCAGGGCCTGCGCCACTTTGAAATTCTGAGTCTGCGCACCATCCACGATGATGACTCCGCCACTTGA
- a CDS encoding lytic transglycosylase domain-containing protein, whose amino-acid sequence MSPLFLLAALCLADAPAPAQGTAPYPRTHTNDDFRVPRTPPVSLAPPKPAVTNVPASPSPAPSGNVPAGETATQPGKTAREAESTTSDAVQETPLSQLVARRDANGTWILVSRALPPTEPEKLAPAAPISTGKPQLDAVIMEMATKYGVDPRLIVEVIRQESGFNPYAVSPAGAKGLMQLIDGTAARMGTRNVFDVRQNIEGGVKYLRLLLDMFNGDVALALAGYNAGEHRVIRSGYQVPNIAETRHYVKTILARYGKSSHRVAKPKPNAAPVPDEPPPPPLRVFVQDGVILLTNR is encoded by the coding sequence ATGTCTCCTTTGTTCCTGCTGGCAGCTCTCTGCCTGGCGGATGCTCCAGCGCCGGCCCAGGGAACAGCCCCATACCCGCGAACGCACACGAATGATGACTTTCGCGTGCCACGCACACCTCCCGTGTCGCTAGCCCCGCCGAAGCCGGCTGTAACCAATGTACCGGCCTCTCCGTCGCCTGCTCCGTCTGGCAATGTACCGGCTGGTGAAACGGCGACACAGCCGGGTAAAACAGCCAGGGAAGCTGAGTCCACAACAAGCGATGCGGTTCAGGAAACGCCCCTGTCTCAACTTGTGGCGCGGCGGGATGCCAATGGCACGTGGATTTTGGTGAGCCGCGCTCTACCCCCGACAGAGCCAGAAAAACTTGCTCCGGCCGCCCCGATTTCGACCGGTAAGCCGCAACTCGATGCCGTCATTATGGAAATGGCTACCAAGTACGGCGTCGATCCGCGCCTGATTGTCGAGGTCATCCGCCAGGAGTCGGGTTTCAACCCCTACGCCGTTTCGCCGGCCGGGGCCAAAGGGCTGATGCAGTTGATTGACGGGACGGCCGCCCGGATGGGAACGCGCAATGTCTTTGACGTGCGCCAGAACATTGAGGGCGGGGTCAAGTATCTCCGCCTGCTGCTGGACATGTTCAACGGCGATGTCGCGCTGGCGCTGGCCGGGTACAATGCTGGCGAACACCGTGTGATTCGCAGTGGCTACCAAGTGCCCAACATTGCTGAAACGCGCCACTATGTCAAAACCATCCTGGCGCGTTATGGCAAGTCTTCCCATCGGGTTGCCAAGCCCAAGCCCAACGCCGCGCCAGTTCCTGATGAACCACCACCGCCGCCCTTGCGCGTTTTTGTTCAGGACGGTGTTATTCTGCTGACCAACCGCTAG
- a CDS encoding AAA family ATPase, which produces MTPSSSPVVSSLSDVAGQLQALESAIETVVRGKHEVVRLALVTLVADGHLLIEDVPGVGKTTLARTLSRALDCSFQRIQFTSDLLPSDVLGLSVYDQVSGRFEFRPGPIFANVILADEINRTTPKTQSCLLEAMAEGRVTIENQTFELPKPFIVLATQNPVEHHGTYPLPESQLDRFTMRLSMGYPSAEDERQILLGKARRDPLLEMKPVLSAADMLALQERARTVRMDDALVDYLLRIVNATRTSELLEMGVSPRGSLALFRAAQAQALFDGRDYCLPDDIKRLAIPVLSHRVIVSPRYAGGGRETDDARSALEEILKTVAVPL; this is translated from the coding sequence GTGACGCCATCTTCTTCTCCCGTGGTGTCGAGCCTGTCGGATGTAGCCGGACAGTTGCAGGCGCTGGAATCGGCCATTGAGACCGTCGTACGGGGCAAGCACGAGGTCGTCCGCCTGGCGCTGGTCACGCTCGTCGCCGATGGACACCTGCTCATTGAGGATGTGCCCGGCGTCGGCAAAACCACGTTGGCACGTACCCTTTCCCGCGCCCTGGACTGTTCCTTTCAACGCATCCAGTTCACCAGCGATCTGCTTCCCAGTGACGTTCTTGGGTTGAGCGTCTATGACCAGGTTTCCGGCCGGTTCGAGTTCCGTCCGGGGCCTATCTTTGCCAACGTCATTCTGGCCGACGAAATCAATCGCACCACGCCCAAAACCCAGAGCTGCCTGCTCGAAGCCATGGCCGAAGGGCGGGTGACGATTGAAAACCAGACATTTGAACTGCCCAAGCCATTTATCGTTCTGGCGACACAGAATCCCGTCGAACACCACGGAACCTATCCCCTGCCGGAGTCCCAGCTCGACCGGTTCACCATGCGTCTCAGCATGGGGTATCCCTCAGCCGAAGACGAACGGCAAATCCTGCTCGGCAAGGCCCGTCGCGATCCCCTGCTGGAGATGAAACCAGTGCTGTCGGCGGCGGATATGCTGGCGTTGCAGGAACGTGCCCGTACGGTACGGATGGACGATGCCCTGGTGGACTACCTGCTGCGCATCGTCAATGCCACCCGCACATCGGAACTGCTGGAAATGGGGGTCAGCCCACGGGGCAGCTTGGCGCTGTTTCGTGCCGCGCAGGCGCAGGCACTCTTTGACGGACGCGACTACTGCCTGCCGGATGACATCAAACGGCTCGCCATTCCGGTGCTTTCCCACCGCGTCATCGTCAGCCCACGGTATGCCGGTGGGGGGCGCGAAACCGATGATGCCCGGTCGGCGCTCGAAGAGATTCTCAAAACGGTGGCCGTGCCCCTGTGA
- a CDS encoding type II toxin-antitoxin system PemK/MazF family toxin, whose product MSAKSARSGLKAAEQQSHHCPQPYWLDGITGSHRQTAGLLTTAGQYVARCSKLRVATTGIHNQYASWTKGREYPTRVKCRFGRKEGQVVLDQLRTVDKARLVRQLGVMPRETGRAVPGVLTEMFADRR is encoded by the coding sequence ATCAGCGCCAAAAGTGCCCGAAGCGGTCTCAAGGCGGCTGAGCAACAGAGCCACCATTGCCCCCAGCCATATTGGCTTGACGGCATCACCGGATCACACAGACAGACAGCCGGGCTGCTCACCACAGCCGGCCAGTATGTTGCCCGGTGTAGCAAGCTTCGGGTTGCCACCACTGGCATCCACAACCAGTATGCTTCGTGGACGAAGGGGCGGGAGTACCCCACGCGAGTGAAGTGCCGGTTTGGGAGGAAAGAAGGACAGGTGGTTTTGGATCAGTTGCGGACGGTGGACAAGGCACGCTTGGTCAGGCAACTTGGAGTGATGCCCCGTGAGACAGGACGGGCGGTGCCAGGGGTGCTGACAGAGATGTTTGCAGACAGACGGTGA
- a CDS encoding glycosyltransferase gives MELLLQSLAIVTAVVLVASLAVLGRGNRAIRFLADAVGPEVRPLATVSIIVAARNEADTIEPALRSLLAQDHPELEIIVVNDRSTDATGEVLARLQREFPVLKTVTVTTLPPGWLGKNHAHWVGAQAATGDFLLFTDADIIMHPSAVRRAVAFALAEGLDHVAVGPEIPLPGFWLTAFLGTFTMCFSMFVRPWRARDPRSTVFVGIGAFNLVRRTAYERAGTHAAIRMRPDDDMKLGKIIKLAGGRQELVAGKGLLSVTWYHSLGELIRGLEKNTFAGMDYNLALAVAGPLTLFLLFVWPCLALLVTSGWVWQVNLLNVGLGLALYADNSLRYGVRWRHVPLFPLTVLLMMFIVWNATLRTLLGRGITWRGTYYSLAELKANRV, from the coding sequence ATGGAACTTCTGCTTCAAAGTCTGGCTATCGTGACCGCTGTGGTTCTGGTGGCTTCGCTGGCCGTCCTTGGGCGCGGCAACCGGGCCATCCGCTTTCTGGCGGATGCCGTTGGGCCGGAGGTCCGTCCCCTGGCCACTGTCAGCATCATTGTCGCGGCCCGCAATGAAGCCGACACCATCGAGCCGGCGCTGCGGTCACTGCTGGCCCAGGATCATCCAGAGCTGGAGATCATTGTGGTCAACGACCGTTCCACCGATGCCACTGGTGAGGTTCTGGCCCGCCTTCAGCGTGAGTTTCCGGTGCTCAAAACCGTGACCGTCACCACGCTGCCCCCCGGCTGGCTGGGAAAAAATCACGCCCACTGGGTCGGAGCGCAGGCAGCCACCGGCGATTTCCTGCTCTTTACCGATGCCGACATCATCATGCACCCCAGCGCCGTGCGCCGTGCTGTGGCCTTTGCCCTTGCCGAAGGCCTTGACCACGTCGCCGTCGGGCCCGAGATCCCCCTGCCTGGCTTCTGGCTGACGGCCTTTCTCGGCACCTTCACCATGTGTTTCTCGATGTTCGTGCGTCCGTGGCGGGCGCGTGACCCGCGCAGTACGGTCTTTGTCGGCATTGGCGCGTTCAATCTCGTCCGCCGCACGGCCTACGAGCGCGCTGGGACGCACGCTGCCATTCGGATGCGGCCCGATGACGACATGAAACTTGGCAAAATCATCAAGCTGGCCGGCGGACGACAGGAACTGGTGGCCGGAAAGGGACTGCTGTCCGTCACCTGGTATCACTCCCTGGGAGAACTCATCCGGGGGCTTGAAAAGAACACTTTTGCCGGGATGGATTACAACCTGGCGCTGGCTGTCGCCGGGCCGCTCACGCTGTTTCTGCTGTTTGTCTGGCCCTGCCTGGCGCTGCTGGTGACAAGCGGCTGGGTGTGGCAGGTCAATCTGCTCAACGTCGGACTGGGGCTGGCGCTCTATGCCGACAACTCGCTGCGGTACGGCGTCCGGTGGCGGCACGTCCCGCTCTTCCCGCTGACCGTCCTGCTGATGATGTTCATTGTGTGGAATGCCACACTGCGAACCCTGCTGGGACGCGGTATCACCTGGCGCGGCACGTACTATTCCCTCGCCGAACTCAAGGCAAATCGCGTCTAG
- the msrP gene encoding protein-methionine-sulfoxide reductase catalytic subunit MsrP: MLIKRPADIKSSEITPEWLYLRRREVLRGLIAGGSLVATAGIYHLFARAARRPPPGPGPRPLATVSASDASLTTDEPPTDYDDITHYNNFYEFSTAKHDVAYEARALVTRPWTVTVEGDVQRPQTFDIDDLLRRFPLEDRVYRLRCVEGWSMVIPWVGFPLASLLKLVEPLGKAQFVAFETLHDPKQFPMQRGQLLDWPYREGLRLDEALHPLTLLAVGLYGKTLPNQNGAPLRLVVPWKYGFKSIKSVVRIVLTTRMPRTTWREAAPHEYGFYANVNPAVSHPRWSQATERRIGEFTRRPTLLFNGYAEQVAHLYAGMDLRTFY; this comes from the coding sequence ATGCTCATCAAGCGACCGGCTGACATCAAAAGCTCAGAAATCACACCCGAGTGGCTGTATCTCCGACGGCGGGAAGTGTTGCGCGGTCTGATAGCCGGCGGTTCGCTTGTAGCCACGGCCGGGATTTACCATCTCTTTGCCAGGGCTGCGCGCCGTCCGCCGCCCGGCCCTGGCCCGCGGCCACTAGCCACGGTCTCTGCCAGCGACGCTTCCCTGACGACTGATGAACCGCCAACGGACTACGACGACATCACGCACTACAACAACTTCTATGAGTTTTCGACCGCCAAGCATGACGTGGCCTATGAAGCCCGTGCGCTGGTGACACGCCCGTGGACAGTGACGGTTGAAGGCGATGTCCAGCGTCCCCAGACCTTCGACATAGACGATCTTCTGCGCCGCTTTCCGCTTGAAGACCGGGTGTACCGGCTTCGCTGTGTCGAAGGCTGGTCCATGGTTATTCCCTGGGTTGGCTTTCCGCTGGCTTCCCTGCTCAAGCTGGTCGAGCCACTGGGCAAGGCGCAGTTTGTGGCGTTCGAGACCCTGCACGATCCCAAACAGTTTCCCATGCAACGCGGGCAACTGCTTGATTGGCCCTACCGCGAAGGGCTGCGGCTGGATGAAGCCCTGCATCCGCTGACGCTGCTTGCTGTGGGCTTGTACGGCAAAACCCTGCCCAACCAGAACGGTGCGCCACTGCGGTTGGTTGTGCCGTGGAAGTATGGCTTCAAGAGCATCAAGTCGGTGGTGCGCATTGTGCTGACGACCCGCATGCCACGCACGACCTGGCGAGAAGCCGCACCCCATGAGTACGGCTTTTATGCCAATGTCAATCCGGCGGTGAGTCATCCCCGGTGGAGCCAGGCGACCGAACGGCGCATTGGTGAGTTCACCCGACGACCGACCCTGCTGTTCAACGGCTACGCCGAGCAGGTGGCGCATCTTTATGCCGGGATGGACTTGAGAACATTCTACTGA